One region of Scophthalmus maximus strain ysfricsl-2021 chromosome 13, ASM2237912v1, whole genome shotgun sequence genomic DNA includes:
- the srek1ip1 gene encoding protein SREK1IP1 produces MAVPGPNKDNIRAGCKKCGYPGHLTFECRNFVRVDPQKDIVLDVSSTSTEESEEDEPAPQRKVKQVRSGQHRRRSRDDNDDNDGKERHKRKKSGNRKSRKRSASSSSDEGTTKKKKKPSRSSSSSDKEERRKKKKVKGQKKKSKKNKKEHGKHHKKRQKNRKQESSSSSSSSSSSSGESSDSD; encoded by the exons ATGGCTGTTCCAG GTCCCAACAAGGACAACATCAGAGCTGGGTGCAAGAAATGCGGATATC CGGGCCACTTGACATTTGAGTGCAGAAATTTTGTCAGAGTCGACCCCCAGAAAGACATTGTTCTGGATGTAAGCAGCACCAGCACTGAGGAGAGTGAAGAGGACGAACCTGCACCTCAGCGCAAAGTAAAGCAAGTGCGAAGTGGCCAGCATCGCAGAC gtTCCCGTGATGATAATGACGACAATGACggaaaagagagacacaaacggAAAAAGAGTGGAAACAGAAAGTCAAGAAAGAG ATCTGCTTCATCATCGAGTGACGAGGGGaccacgaagaagaaaaagaaacctagCAGGTCCAGCTCCTCATCCgataaagaggagaggaggaagaaaaagaaggtgaaaggccaaaagaagaaaagtaagaagaacaaaaaggagCACGGGAAACATCACAAGAAGAGGCAGAAGAACAGAAAGCAGgaatcttcatcttcttcttcctcctcttcctccagctccggTGAATCATCAGACAGTGACTGA